In the genome of Mytilus edulis chromosome 14, xbMytEdul2.2, whole genome shotgun sequence, the window aactgtatctaaaGTGCGTGTTGCTATGCTGTACTTTtttgcattggctagaggtataggggtagagttgagatctcacaaacatgtttaaccccgccgccgcggcctttgttagtcttgtattattttaacttttagtttcttgtgtacaatttggagtttagtatggcgttcattataactgaactagtatatatttgtttagggggtcAGCTGAATGACtcctccgagtgcgggaatttctcgttgcattgaagacctattggtgacattctgctgttgtctgctctatggttgggttgttgtctctttggcacattccccatttccattctcaattttataataatagtgcattgacttgacatatcaatgaTATACATGTAACGATGaagcttagaaacggggaaatgcaaGGCTATGCCGAGCTTTTTCCCCGTTTCCGGCCGAATCCTTAtttcgttgatatgtcaagtcaatgcactattattatCATTATACTACAATCTAAAAGagtacattttcaattgttgtttagtgttatgttattatttgatttaaatattgggaaacttctcccttttataaaaaggcctcatatcatgcaggcggaGAAATGTACagcacaatgaaatgtacatctaCCTGTTGAAACCTGCGATCGATGATGAACAAGTTTGTTTtagaatgaactaaaatatcaacattaaGCATAAGACATAATATGCAAACAATTAACAAGtgagattttttttacttttgtgttttaatttccatatcaggtaacaaaagtcaattttgtatgcaaataagtttatatttgcatacatttgtgacaaaattgactttatcacaaaattgaagttctcataaaacaagtctgtatcacatagttttgtaagacacaaatgattttgttatgacagaattaaattttgtacaaaaccacaagagtcccattcggcgccccgtacttTGAGGCTCATTGTTATTTTAGAATGtaaaaaacaattgatttttccATTGCCGACAATAGTAATGTTTCTTGCTGTACTGATTTTATTGAgttgatttttattataaaaccttttttaaaataaagaatatttattgtgttaacatatttcataaaaaaaatgatatggtcGCGTTGCTTTTCTAGGTGTAATTTACAGTTGTCAAGGGTGACCGTCAATCTCGcacaaaaataacagtaaaattTATGCATTCAACAAcaggaagaaaaaaaattctcaacTATTTCTGAAGGAggaatcaaattttattttgtcattgcTACAACTAAGAATCAATAAGGtttcaggaaaaaaaatattatttgtggCATACTCCACCCAATCAAAATCAGCCATGTTTTTGTTTCTGAATACTATGTTATGCTCATTTTCGACTGGTCCCAAAAGAGCTAATGGTAGATTATAACCTTTAAATCAATCGTTTACACAATACAATGGACGGAAGAGACAATTTATCCACTCAATAAACTAATGATCATCTTAAATATtaaccactggacgttaagcaaccaacaatcaattataaATGAATGGTTACGTCATACGTAACGATCGATGAAGAAATAACAAAGTATCTCAAGGTTGCAATTTAAATGTGTTGCACTTCATGACTTATAGATTTTACTTCCTCGTAGTTAGTATCAACAAAATACTGTATCCAAGGACAAACACGTTATGCTTTTAAAACCCTGTTTTAAAGGTAAGCATGTATGCAAGTATGACCCAAAAATTGCTCGTTCAAAGTTCACTTTTaggattttgtattttttatataagtcatGCCTTTTATCTATATCATTCCGAGTAGTCATTGGTTTTTAATAATTCAATAGTTCATTGTATAGAACACTATTCAAAAGTTACTTGTACGCTACACtttcatttaaattaattatcaaaGATTTATATCCGTCTTTATGataaaagattgtgtaacaagAATATAGATAAATTGACACTACGTGATTACTGTCGATAGTCATTCTTGAcaaacttatatataaataaatatatacgaaAAATGTCATGCATTCATTTGCTTAACATCAGAAATATTTCAACGTGAAGTTCTTTCATTGGATTTACACTGTATTTGTTAGTTAAACCATGCATTCTTCATATACAACTAGACGAGGTCATCCCCCCTTTTCACTCTGAAGTAATTGTATTTTAACTACACAAAGTTGAGCATGGGAGCACATAAATTCATGGTTCACTGTAGAACTGCCTCTCATACAAATGAATATTATTCCAAAAAATGACGAAGTTCAATATTCTCAAAAAAGAGAAGTTGTTGATCAAAATCAAAatcctgaccacatgcacaccttcaatatatgaaCAAACAGCCAGCAAAGTTAAAACTTCCAATCATTtaaactgtaggaggagttatcCGGAAATACACCTCTCATGCACGTATATACTCCAAATATGAACAAAGTTGAGTTATCTCTCAAAaaagcaatttttttaaataaaaaaaaatgtaaatctgACCACATGCACATCTTTCATATGTTTACAAACAGCCATCAAAGTTAAAACTTCCAATCATTtaaactgtaggaggagttatcCGGAAATACACCTCTCATGCACGTATATACTCCAAATATGAACAAAGTTGAGTTATCTCTCAAAaaagcaatttttttaaataaaaaaaaaatgtaaatctgACCACATGCACATCTTTCATATGTTTACAAACAGCCATCAAAGTGAAAACTTCCTGGCATTTAAACTGTATGAGAGTTATCCGGAAACGCAATGCGCCCCTTATGCATGCATATACTCCAAAATGACTAAATTCAACCATCTCCAAAAAgtgcaaaaaaataataaaaaatcgaAACACTCACCAAATGCACACCATCAATATATGCATGATAATTTCAAACAGACAGCAAAGTAAAAACATCCTAGCATTCTAACTGTAAGAGAAGTTATCCGGAAACGCAATGCACCCCTAATGCAtgtacaagagggacgaaagataccaaatggacagtcaaactcgtaaatctaaaacaatctgacaacgccatggctaaaatgaaaaagacaaacaaaaaacagcacacatgacacaacatagaaaacttaagaataaacaacacgaatccccccaaaaaactaggggtgatctcaggtgctccggaagggtaagcagatcctgctccacatgtgacacccgtcgtgtacAACTATATCCAAAAGagcaaaaattaatatttatcgaAATCCTCACCACATACTTACCTTCAATATACCCATATGGGACGGACGGACGTAAGACAGGAGGACCGACGGACAGAAGGATGAATGGGCTGGAGAAAACAAAATGCCCCCAACTTTCAGTTGTGGGgagcataaaaaagaagatgtgttatgtttaccaatgagacaactatccacactAGACcgtaatgacacagaaattatcaactataggtcaatgtacggccttcaacaatgagaaaagtcaCTATCGCATttacagctataaaaggctttttttttttgttaataaacttTTCCAACAAGGCTTTTAGTCCTGCACTACTCGTCCCATTGAATATATAAATGgcttataatcaatatttcaataATCGGTAGTAGAAAaacaaagttattaaaataaatatattgtcatCCTACATAACAAGCATATTAAACTTTATCAGGGGAAAAAGGTCAGATGTCCTTGTAGTGTATCATGTTTAATAATATAGCCACGTCCGATTTTAATAGGAATGTAAAATTGTATTCCCAGTGAGCGCCATTAAAAGTTATAGACTACTCCTTCAAATGTCCTATCTTTTCAAgcaaaatttgacattttaaaagCTTTATTAATATTATACTTTAACTTCTTAGAAATCAGTTGTAtgctgaattgtacatgtatcacctttgtACATGCCGATTTTCAACCGATGTTTCAAGTCTTCTAAGAAAGAACTGTCTTTCGGAAGTCAAGTTCTACTTAAAATAACCACAGGTTGTCTGAAGATCTTAAATTAATATACTATGGAGAACATCAATCCTCAATTTTTGTATGCAAAcacatagacaagtaaatttggaCTCagaatggtctaaatatattttgcattcacataaattttcatttctgaaaattGGTTATTTAGTTTAAGTGAAGAATGACATCAAAGGCATTATTTCTTTAAGAGGAGGGCTATTTTTACGTTCTTGATTGGAAGGGGTGAATTAGTAGTCAGACACCTCAAAAGTACCTACAGTACAAAGATCCAAGATGTAATGCAATGTTATgtaattcaatttttcaaaactATTTGAGATTAATATTGAATTAGGAAACACATTTTAAAACCGCTTCTTCAGAAATGTAAATGACTATGCCTGATTGACTATTATAgattttaataattcattttgtaAACAGCTTGTTTATTCGAGGAAAAAAAGATCTATCTAATTTAAATACCCCGACATGATTAGCTGATACCTTCCATTGCCATATTAATGCCATATTTCTTTTTTGTGTATTCTGCATGTATTGTTGCAAAAACACAGCATATCCGTTTAAGAAATATAATGGAAGTAAAATCgcaaattactgaactccgaggaaaatttattcggaaagtccctaatcatatggcaaaataaaattaccAAACACATccaaaacgaattgacaacaactgtcatactccttcattggtacaggcattttcaaatgtagaaaatgctgGATTGAGCCTGgtgttatagcgctaaacctaTCATTTTATACATCAGTCTCAtcaaattttgttatatttacaacaatgcatGCAATAAATagacataatgaataaaatagtcaaaatgggtacatcagtcatcatcgtgttccaattttaaaagaaacaattttacaaaagagCACAAAGGCATCTaccaaattaaaaacacattcattgtttcgagtgtctgacgtcagaaaatgtatgtacgtcacatagatataagaagatgtggtatgagtcttTGAGACAAATCACCATTCAGgttacaatatataaaagtaaaccaatcaAAAGAACGGTATTCAACACTGAGACTCGGCTCTAACCGAACAGAAAGATATAAAGTGACCCACGTCTATCAACTTCATCCCAATTTAAATgtgtatacatgttttatttccaGTAAAAACCATCAGATTCGACTATAATAGTAATCAAGACTTTTGAAGATATGGATCTACGTCCCCGAATGAAACTCTCAAACACAGAATCAATGACAACCTTAGTGGGAGAAAATGCACCAAGATCAGCTGTTACGGCTAGCTTGAATAGTGAAGATAAAAAAGAACATACGCCACAACAAGAAGACCCTTTAGAAGAGTTAACGTCACATGAAAGATATTTGGCGTCACCTTTCACTAAACAAAATGTTGCATTGGTATTTGGTAACAGTAAGCTTTATGTCCAAAAAGAACTTCTTATAGCGGTGTCACCCGTGTTCAAAGCCATGTTTAGTTCTTCAATTCTTGAAGGATCGAAAGAAGAAATACCTTTACCAGGGAAACAACTCagtcattttgttctttttttacgTTATTTGGCTCCAGGATTCGATGATGAATTTTCAGGTAGATACACCAATAGGTCAATAATTTGGTCATCTGGTCAACAGTATTGCAATGTCGGTGTAGACAATCGAAATCACttgatatatatatgtgattttaatcttcttttctagtttaaaaaatgaaaaggtttttaccAACCTGAaggaattttgtttttaatcaaagTTTGTCTACAAAAGAAACATTCGATAATTTCCGTTATCGTAATGTCTAAACATGGATCAGTAAAACCTGTATTGTCAACTAACACATTAGAAAATGCAAATATGTAGCTTCGGTAACACGTTATATGATTGGTATGAGAAAACATTTAAGAactgaatgctcttttttgtaaatttattggggtgtaaaagcgttgaccgaagtacattttgtataaagttacaaaaaaaagcattcaatacttataattacatttttacctataggatcatgaaaacacgccttttatcaagttttattttatttacctgtgcactttattgtggaacctcgtgtcatcatgaatgaaaagtttcattgtgtaatgcaattgattaaggaatatcacgagattgctagttagccaatcagaataacatattataatgaaacatacatctaatgtaattattctacCGTAAAGattattgatatttatagattatcgttcaTCATCTCATTCTTGCTTGAGCCGACCAGTGATAAATATGCTTAAGTgtcatatatataagaagatgtggtatgagtgcaaataagacaactctccatcaaagtcgcaatttgtaaaagaaaaccaccatattaggtcaaagtacggtctttaacacggagcctttaacaagctataaagagcccccaaaatgtattgtaaaaccattcaaacaggaaaatcaacggtctaattcatataaaaaaactgTTAAACAATATCTTCCTCATATCAATGAATATTCTAGTAATTGTTTTGTTTCAGGTGACACTGTGCACGACATGCTGTCTTTAGCAGATGAATATCAAACTGATGATTTAAAGAAAAGGATTGAAAAGTTTCTTGTCAAAGGTGCACTAACTAAATCTGATTCCATCACTTCAGAGCAAATCATAATAGATATTCTTGAAGCAGAAATGTTCAAGTTATCTGACTATCTTAATGCATCAATTGCTGTGGCTTCACGGAAAAAGTTCAACAGCTTGACAAAGAGTCCAAAGTTTGAAGAAATAtctttaacaacacaacgtagAATTAGCTTTAAAAGATGGGAAGATATCGATGAGATATTTAACAAGGCCGTAAAAGTTAGTCATCGGTTTAAACAGTATTATGAAGATATTCATATTGGATTTGGATTTAGGTCTGCTCCACCTGAACAATATGAAATTGATATAAAAGATGTTGGCGAACATTTAAAACCATATATGAAAGAGAACTAATTGTTGGAAGCACATTGATAAGAGGATGTACATGAACACATTCGCATACATTCATTTACATTGGAGCGCATTACCACTCACCGAAGTTCGGGTGAAGTCGGATTTTAAAAATTAGTATGTgtgaatttgttttgtttttttttctttttaggagAGGAATTTTTAGACGTAGGTTATAAAGCATGATAGGACCACACTTCTGTGTTATATTAGTACCgattaatatacatgtagatggACATACTCACTGCTCGATATCTtttgtattttcatattaaacGTTTACAGTTACAGTGTAGAAATACATGAAATTGTTGTTACACATCCACttcaatatttatcaattttaagtCAAGAGATATCTATTCAAAAATACGTATGTTTATCTTAATTTGACGACGGTTTtggtgtgtgtatgtgtgtgttttGTGTTTTACAGTATTTTGTAAACATGTATTGTAGTACATCTTggtacattttaaaacaaaatatacaaacttgTGAACATGAATAAGAGAAAATTGTGTATGGAATTTAATGctactttcatacaagtgagaggttttgatGGCTATTCAAttcgccattttctacataagaaagtaCCTGACGCAAATCAGgaataatatgacagttgttatccatttgtttgatgtgtttgagcttttgattttgacaattgaTTCAGGACTTTCCTATTTCCTCGGAAATCAGTATTTTCGTGATATTACTTTTTGCTGATCTTATATCTTGGCCTGTACGTTCAACAGTCCATGGACTTTGTTGTGTAATCAAATGAATGTTTTAGTTACAGTTACATTGTAACTTATCTGACttgcacatatacatgtacagttaTATGCTCGCTCAGTCTCGTATATCATGAGTGAACTTAACAATTCACAGTTGTTTTCGAATCCCTGTGGGTTTATTGATTATTTCTtactttacgtccagtggcaaacatttcaagCATGTTCAGGACGAACCGCCGTGGATTTTAATTTCCATCTTACCGCTGGTCGGATTTATTGAGGAAATTCCATTCCGCATATTTGTTCTAAAGCTAGGATGGTTTGTGCCGAACTTGTAAGTTCAGGAAAATTTATTTCAACCTCCTCTACTTTACAAATAAACGGGAGTTTATTTCCCGTTGAGTGTTAACCGTGAAAAAAATGTGTCATATTAACAAAAGTAACGTTATGATGATACGATAAatttaatgttcagtggcaaatatcacATGCATATCAATATGAGCACTTGTTGATGTTCAAGAATATGAACATTGCTTTGAACTGAGCTGAACTGAGCTAGATTTTAACTGATGCTAATAAATATCAGGTAAGAATTGTCACCCTTCATTGTGAAAAAAGGGAGGTGAGGTTGGATTGCCTATGcgacaactattcaccaaagttaAGATAAAATGGATGCAAGAAATTATAATCAGTCGCACAGTTGTCAACAAGGAGAAACACACAAAGCGTATAGTAAAAAAAAACGggtatgaaaaatataaaacatacagcACATATGTGAAAACTAACGGGctgatttataataaaacaatttatgaagCAAAATAATAATAGacaacgacaaacactgaactaTAGGCTGTTGATTTGGGAGAGACACTTtaagaatgtggcggagttaaacatggtTGAAGCCATCAACAAAATATGGGACAGTACTTTAAtagtataacataagaacaaactatacaaatcatttgaaaggggctaaactcatcagatcgaAACAGAGTAGAAAAACATCTAACAAAGACATAGATCGGACATGACATGGAATtcatacatccctcacaacaaagTAGATCTTAGAGCACATTAGTTCGACACCAAAACTTCTCACCCATATCAGATAGGAAGCAAATATCAGTTTTCTTACAACAAACCAACTGTGCACTGCACTCAGAACGAGCACGCTATCATGAGACCATCGGCACTTTTAACGACaaatacagttacaggggaggtaatgacgtcgaaaatgtaaaatgttgtttttgcgAGGTCCAACTTTGACATAGGAAGAAATTTCTTATCCACAATATATCTTAATGTGCCCCCCctctccccctccccccccccccccccaaacccttAGTTGTCTATCTAttctaaatgtattttttttaaatgcaatgtgTTTGTCGGGcttaattaaaacattaaatgtttGATTTCTTTGCcagatttattttattgatacTACTCCATGTCTTTGtttttcaatagatataggaagatgtggtgtgagtgccaataagacaactctccatcccaataacaatttatgaaagtaaaccattataggtcaatgtacggccttcaaaacgtagcctttgctcacaccgaacaacaagctattaaTGGCCCCAAAactacaagtgtaaaaccattcaaacgggaaaaccaatggtctaatctatataaaaaacgagaaacgtgaaacacgtataaattacttAAACAGACGTCAACtatactgtacatcagattcctgacttaggacaggtgcaataTTTGCAgctggattaaacgttttaatggtaccaaaccttctccttttttctgaaacaatagcataacatcacaacatagaaaaacacacgataaaatatcaattggcagattaactcaatcaaaaaacgtagattaacacactatgaacgaataaatttgatttgcgATAAATATAATGCACAGAAAGTGCTTTGATCGTCAGTTTGCAAAAAAATCTGCTCAAATCGGTGCTTGTAACAGCCGCTTAATAATGATATATTAACAGCAAACAACTGTGTTAAAATTGACTCATTAAGAAAGCTAATACCAAAATGGACGCCCTACCAAAAAAACAACGAGAAGGCATTCAAAATTCCATCATGCAAAACAACCATACGGAAGGACATCAGAGAGCGGAACACCTTGCACATCTGTACTGTCTCTGTCCCGAGTCTTAAGTATTTCAAGGCTAAGCTTCTTCGTTAAAATTAAATGACGTGTTTTTAATATGCGTATGTATATGTCGTATGCAAATTATGattgtgtacatgttataacctgtacaataAAAACTcgtacacaaaatatatataaatttattgaattaaaaaatttcatGCGCTCGCTCATAAAATGTGACAGAACAGTCAACCAGTTGACGATGGTCGCTAACCGGAAGAAGTCTTAAACTGTGAAATTAATGGTGTTGTTTAGGATTTTCTTCTTCTCCTGTTTGAAAGCGTGgttgtgactttgagatgaagaacagcattaaaagcgctgttcctttgctttttgtgtagtTACATTCtaacaatccccttccctttcatgaatgtgacctaccgaataagactatttaccggattgtttatcacataagcaacacgacgggtgccacatgtggaacaggatctgcttacccttcagaaacacctgagatcacccctagttttttggtggggttcgtgttgtttattctttagtttctatgttgtgtcatgtgtgctgttgtttgtttgtctatttcatttttagccatggcgttgtcagtttgttttagatttatgagtttgactgtccctttggtatctttcgtccctctttttttgagTCATTGAAAAAGAATatatcctttttagctcacctggcttcctggtcaagtgagcttttcttatcacggcgtccgtcgtccgtcgtccgtcgtcgttaacttttacaaaaatcttctcctctgaaactactgggcctttaaccaaagttggccacattcatcattagggtatctagttgaaaaaaaatgtgtccgtaaCCGGGCCAaccaaaccaagatggccgccatcgcgatagagataaactgtaaacgacaataatgttcagcaaaataagatctacaaataagtcaacatgaccaaaattgtcagttgactccttgaggagttattgccctttaaagtaaatttttaaccatttttctaaaactttagtaatcttttaaaaaaatcttctcctctgaaacgactgggccaaatttaaccaaacttggccacaatcattattcaggtatttagtttaaaaaatgtgttcgatgatCCCGCCTATGAACCAAGACggccgacatggctaaacatAGTACATagggtgaaatgcagttttttgttcatatctctgaaaccaataCATTAAGAGCAAATATGCAGTGGATGAagttgttcattaggtcaagatttatctgccctgacattttcagaccaatcagacaacttttttgttgggttgctgcccctgaattggtaattttaataaaagtttgcagcttttggttattatcttgaatactattatagatagagataaactgtaaacagcaatga includes:
- the LOC139504507 gene encoding BTB and MATH domain-containing protein 38-like, with the translated sequence MDLRPRMKLSNTESMTTLVGENAPRSAVTASLNSEDKKEHTPQQEDPLEELTSHERYLASPFTKQNVALVFGNSKLYVQKELLIAVSPVFKAMFSSSILEGSKEEIPLPGKQLSHFVLFLRYLAPGFDDEFSGDTVHDMLSLADEYQTDDLKKRIEKFLVKGALTKSDSITSEQIIIDILEAEMFKLSDYLNASIAVASRKKFNSLTKSPKFEEISLTTQRRISFKRWEDIDEIFNKAVKVSHRFKQYYEDIHIGFGFRSAPPEQYEIDIKDVGEHLKPYMKEN